actgggccacGTGGTTACCtttggcagaatatgcgtacaacaacgccagaCACGCGTCCACAGGAAAAACAccctttgaattggtctaTGGAAAAAATCCGGTGATGAACCCCTCCAACATACcgtccaacgtaccagaagcagaccaaTTAGCAGACACCTTGGCcaatgaatggaaggaagcagagtCCGCCCTCAAgatgagcaaggaaaaaATGACTAGGGATAAAGGAACCATCCCCAAATATTCAATCGGTGAATtggtctggctagatggaaagaACGTGGAACTCAGGACCAACTCCAATAAACTGGATCCTAAAAGACTAGGTCCTTTCGAAGTTTTAGAGAAGATTTCCAGTCATGCATACCGCCTGAAGCTGCTGGAAACtttgaaaatccacgatgTGTTCTACGTGGGACTATTGTCCAAAGTCCATAAGTCCCCTAGCCAACCGTTTCCAGAACGACCCCCTCCAGAAACAATCgagggggaagaagaatatgaagtggaacaaatcattgactcaaaaaggcaacgagggaaatggttctatttgatcaagtggaaaggatacggTCCGGAGGACAATtcttgggaaccagaagaactcctggagCACAGCCAGGAGGAAATTCAACGTTTTaacaagtcacgactgaaaaaggcttgtgactctgccaagagcctttaaggggggggcaatgtcataacctcctaacagataccattggatttgcacgttttttctgatatttttagtattttttacggacttgatatcttttgtttttcaatcacgtgatctcggcgcttattatgccgagatgccgcgccgagatgccgtgccaagggcgcttaggagaaatccacgcttctgcgcagcccgcagcacgcttctcatttgtcttagctacttctttctctcacgcgcacagaccatgtagatagtgtgctttgtctatatatacagcagggaaattgcttggagacaccaagtcgattttacctcgtctcatattcattgaggaggataaccagccagctaaAGTAGTCAGCCCCCATTCGTCACCAGTAGTTGaaccccttacttaacctatcacacctcccaggcctaaggccccctcgcagtagtatagatagtagaccaccttaagcggtagtaAGATAGCCTAGTTTAgcagtagattaccttgttgcctgtagtagtacggccctaagcgcccgctcccaccagcgagtacccaccttacagtggtgtacgacaccACATATAAGAAacttatggttgacatggctggacttagtgatattctctaagtccaggtcacatgacctcccccctccagtcctttatcaaatactatactaaactactacagatttgaggtggggggggatgacataatctcttctataataatatattattcagaccttgcctgcaggctcccttaacattggcctgcggctaggggggcagggggagtgcaacatcccccagcaacttatattattaatatatcactgtgcatcatatatatatatatctttgacagtggatatatggtaataacccctccagatatgggttatgacacacTCTCCCCTGTCTTTACTCTTAACATCAATATCAAGTGTGTGTTACAACTTGTCATTTAGGCAACGCTGTTGCTGACCaagtcacatatatacatccaataagtaGAGACCTTACAAAGtggtgatgcaacaagaggtaatcaacctgggtgttaccatggttggttggcctccttatatattacagaggtgaactaattacaaatgtataatatgcaaaatcataaccaataagaaccctgctctgcagtcagccttactcatgcatacgtgtcactgacgtgtcatagtgatgtcatcaagtggaggtggctatgtatgctgagttaagcgcagatggggatgtggcttggtgcttagtgtatggtataagcgccaatgtcacgtgattgaaaatgttgtctgtttatctttgtttaaaattgagaaaattggaataaattccgtggtatcaattgtgtctataACACTTGGTCAAtaacagttccttgaccttccagtggaggccttgcatgaactgcgcaatgtagGCCTCCTCATTCCAGTCCAATTCCACCATGAGATTGTGGAACTCTGTGACATATTCCAAAGTGGTGGTAGTTTGGGAGAGTGCCACAATTTTCCTGGCAGCAGCCCTTTTTGCGTCAGGATTGGCAAAcacttccttgaatttggccattaaggccaggatggtggttggggggtttcccttgccctttgttacaccctcctcacatataccattggatttgcctgaattttctgatatttatagcattttttccAACCCttgtatcttttgtttttcaatcacgtgatcttggcgcttactatgccaagatgctgcgccaagatgctgtgccaagggcacttagggaTAATCCATGCTCCCATgcagtccgcagcatgcttccctTTTCATATCcttacttcttttctcacaagccttgaccacctgtagatagttctcttgtgtataaatacaagagggaaattgcttggaaaccccaagttgattttaccttgtctcatattcattgaggaggacaactcagccagctaagtagccagcccccatcagATTTCAGACGTTAACCCCCacttaactcatcacacctcccaggcctaaggccccttgtcagtagtatagagtAGTTGGTTGCCTTATGCAACCGTAACATAGCctattagttagattacataaagtttgcttgtagtagtacggccttaagcgcccgcctccaccagcgtgtacccaccttacagtggtgtacaacacccttgatgattgtcccAATGATGGGAAGCGCCCAGTTGGcagccttgtctgtcatgtggtataagatccatacaaccatctgctcttcttcatcaaattggtccctatGGAGAGCTACCCATAGGAGCATTCtatctagccactgggtggcCTTGCGTCCTTGTGTATTGCCCTTGTAGGGGTCTGGTaactccattttgggttgttttacactggaccctgagtcaaagggggtgagggagctaaGACTCCTAGGCGTGtttgttgtaaattgggggaaaagaggttgagactctggtgctgagcagagtctgtgttggaagatttcccaatttccaagctaagtaaagaagtagcttctttagggttctctgggtctagctatcttgaatacaatcaactacagatatatcttttctcagtgtaaagtgtcttagtaagtatttctgtaagagcaagagtactggctcaggttccctttggcagagatagttatgtaagtttcactcctagttgcaggaactaactggttacttagtatatatccttctttaaggacaattgccttctgttcacttaacctaagaactctgtatcaggtctacaacctttccacactatgggtacttgggagatccacttatacaagtttaagttatttgaaatcttgaggcacaaaatatcacacaattgaggggggcaagcccaaacccaagagtgacagtcaacagtaacagtgagtggtaagagtgaagggtgggtgccctccaagggtatgcaagagtccccttttataccctagagtggcaaggttactgagtcattcacctagtcagagtatgagtatgacttgcttaggactgtgcttcctaagactttgattggtgggtgggaaggcacagatatgactaggatggaatgtgactgctcttgggttgaactgcaattagttaaaaatagaaacatctaaatacatgactcagtctatcaagaaatgcttggcagccaatgagcacttagagtgagtcattagtgtgagtcattctggtggcaagcagaatgactcataagcaggattcgcagtgccactagaaattactagataaggagaaccttagtaatctcatgagaggtatgactcaactaagctaggaataaggttcatttcccaagttagagctagtcatgtgatgagctagatgtaaagatacaaatataatgattagtaaggtacttgagccacatagatagaatcttgtgaagctaatatctccatgagatcttattgtatgagcacgtgacaggcagcgttagaacgagcggaaggagctctattgaacgatatgtaacacatacagtcgatatgagcgttacatagagtaatgacagaaataatggaaaataggagtcaaatggccattaaatcagaaagtcagatatatacagattattgtggatggtgagctgtgaatgcaaaattatgtgatacataacagtGTTGCAAGGTTCCTTCTTGGTTCCTTGTCTGGGTTCATCATCTTCCTTGGAGTCAAAGTTTGTGCCTCTCAACAGGcggaatggggccttgagtccaggcctaaccattcctggagtgtgggcttccccTCCCAaatgggtaggaggggtgacaggcccagtcaatgggccaggcttggcttgggcgcctccttgatccttgttgccaacaaggttggcggtttccttgcaaatggctttgagctctgcaagctgttggccttggtttctgatttggtcctgcaaggacccaactgtggctgtgagggctgtgacagcctcaaggagagcgctaagggacagctctggttccattcttggcaggtcttgcaaagtgggagatgggctgcaagtgggtggttgggagtgggtaggaATGAAACGTCTACTGGAGCAACTGGAGGGGCaagagtaggggtgagggacgccagagcgtgtggatggaattgtgaGACGGCATGGGGGATAGGGGTGCCtggtacaggacttatgagcggctTTTTTGTAGTGTGTGGGcactaaacctttgcgtcaagcacctagcgttggatagtccctacaacaaatcaacagatctggcaattgtgatatgagcagattttctacaagcaggtgtttcagctgactaaggttgctaactactgtgttccagcaaaacacgtggtatgcaggggattagagcccttctaccttatagcaatttggtactacatgagggtggggggtttttgattattctaccctgcaaggtggccctgatcacgtgacttcccttgtgctagtacagggggtcctctccttgtcaaacaagcctacagaaagtcaattttacaatgttgtacgccactgtaaggtgggtacttgctagtgggcaggtgcttaagaccatactactacagacactgcttatctaatctatactaaggctatactaataacACTTAAGGTGTCCTACTTGTAACCACTGTTGTTggagggggcttagccctggaagtgtggtgagcgcaggtaaggggttaacttctgaactactaggggctggctacttggCTGGCTGGGGGGATctctcctcaatgaatatgagacaaggtaaaatcaacttggggtttccaagtgattttcctgctgtatatatggaCAAAgaggcgctatctacatggtctgtgcatgtgagaaaagaagtacataaatgaaataagaagagtgctgcaggctgtgcagaagcatggatttctcctaagcgcccttggcactgcatcttggcacagcatcttggcatagtaagggccaagatcacatgatcaaaaaacataagatattgagtttgtaaaaaatggtgaaaatatcagaaaaatcttgcaagtccaatggtatgtgttaagagggtgtaaaagttcccatgtgttttcttctgatccataacccttccatttcaccctgaagaaccattttctgTTGCGCTCTTCTGCATCTGTGATGCCTTTGacttcatactcttcttccccatccatggTGACAGGTGGAGAGCGGTTTTCAAAGGTGGATTTCTTGTCTCTTTTAGCTTTAGACAGCAGAcctacatagaagacatcATGGATCCTCATTGAGGGCAGCAGCTCAAGGCAgtaagtgttgtagacacactcaataccagggaatttattcccattttctcgaatttaaacaaaggcaaacggtcaacattttcaatcacgtgatcttggcgcttatatcatacgctaagcgccaagccacgtccccatctgcgcttaaatcagcacacgtagccacctccacctatgacgtcatcatgacatgtcagtgacacgtatgcatgagtaagtcTGACTGCagaacggggttcttatttgatatggtattgcatattatgtatttgtaattagctcacccttgtaatatataaggaggccaaccaaccatggtaacacccaggttgattacctcttgttgcatcctaacactgtacaagggccttatagcccagtaaacACTTAGtcacacgccttaagcattcttatcactgtacttaggtagctagTCAACGCCTTACAGTGTCTTATCACtgtagatagtagttagtacattgtagggtagatccttgccgccttaagcggtttactgtattagttacatggccacaagcgcctgcacccttgacgtccttacagacgtctaggacactaagCTTGATTGGAGATATTTTCTGTTAtcttgaaggggcctaggcgttgtttggttagcttatgactcagggtctttagcttTACGTTTtttgcgtctagccaggcctcttctccaaCTTCAAATTCTACTGGTTTGCCTGTTTCTCCAGCTACCATTTGTGTCTTGGATTGCCAGAGTGCTGCTTCAATTTCCTGCCATTGAGCTTCCATCTGCATTGCCAAGTTGTTGGTTTCTGGTACATTGGTGGGGACATTGCTAGGGGTTAGGGCTGGCTCCCATCTGTAAAGTGCTTTGAACAGTGTTTTGCCTGTAGAACTATGGACcacattgttgtaggcaaattctgccatggGCAGCCATTTTACCCACTCCCTCTGGTTGACTCCCAAGTAGGCTTGCAAGAAGTGCTCAACTGTTGGGTTTACTTGTTCTGTCTGACCATTGCTCTGAGGGTGATATGCCAATGAGAAATGGGGGTCTATCCCCAGGCATTGGTATAAGGCCCTgaggaacttgttgttgaaaaCCCTCCCCTGGTCTGAGACTGTCttttcaggcatgccatACTGTTTCCATATGTGGCATAGGAATAAGTCTGCCAACtctggggccttgagctttttaGAGCATTCCACCAGGATCATGTATTTAGTAAAGCTGTCCACTATGACCAAGATGGAGTTGTAATTCCCATCCTTGGGCAagtccacaatcatgtcatatgaTACATGTTGCCAAGGCCATGATGGTAGTTCAAGCAGCTGTGGGGGTATAGACACATAGCAGGGCTTCCTAATATgttggcaggttttgcaggagTCTACATGCCAGTAAGTGTCTGCATGGAttcctggccagtagtaattccAGGAGATTAATTCCAAGGTTTGCTGCCTCCCAGGGTGTCCTGCtaaggggctgtcatggaaaaTCTGCAGTAGGTCTGTACAAAGGGTCCCCACATCAGGGACCacaatccttccttgatAGAATAAAAGTCCTGCCTCCATTTGGTAGTCTTTGAATGCATGTTTGATGGGGGGGGTGCTTTGGACTCATTCTGTAGGAATTGTAGGATCTCTTCTAGggtgtcacaactcagcttggatcTATGGTTCAAGGAAgcttaaagtctgtggccctatcaccaattgttgtagacacacatataccaagggaattaattcctattttcttgattttaaacaaagttaaacagacaatatttttgatcatgtgactttggcgcttatatcatacaattagcgccaagccacatccccatccatgcttactcagcacacatagccacctccacctgtaatgtcatcatgacacgtcagtgacacgtatgcatgagtaaggccaactgcagagcagggttcctATTGGATTAGTTATTTGATATCatgtaattgtaaatagctctcttgtagaatatataaggaggccaaccaaccatggtaacacccaggtcaattacctcttgtcacatctcccttactgtacaaggccttaggccagtaactactaagtctcCACCtatacttgttgccttaagcaacttcctcaccatagatacatagcttgccattgcccttaaggccttggtcaatgtacttaggtagttagttgttgtaggtagcactgccactgccttatgtggttcatacttagttacatatggccacaagtgcctgctgccttgacgcccctcaaggacgtctaggacaccaatggactatgagacagaTAGAGGGGCAGCTAGGGCCCAAGGGTAGTGGATAAaagtagagggcaacaaaggcctgggttatgataATAGTAAGGagcacttatggccaactaggggcctgggctaGGGGTATGTGAGAGctggggatgaattgacaaagaggtcaagtcttgctgttctagcagcaacttgacctggtttatatacatgagtgaagccacatcaaaaacaacagtgcTAAATAATGAGTCATTCTACAATATCACATtgtatatcaaatatgtcatgtgatcttgataagtcataaatatataccaaaacaGGAAAATGTCTcaaaaaaaggtagaaaatagtaaaaagttatgtcatgccaatgaaggtcatgacatagGGACtttgttatagagtagggttttagggactatgtaattaagtacagaatataataaagtgattaatagatcaattatatatggatataaaaggcagtagactagctatataggggtaaattaggttagtaatcagggtgatccctacacttaacaagtaattaagcaattactgcagatgcaggtggttagttatgcttatacctatagtatgaaagttagtactGAGTCTTATTTACTTACTGTAATTTATCTAGAGTTAATATCagtttatttgactgagattgcacttaatcaaagtgtatatgccactctcaaggccttaaactctcccaactgacttactcaagaggttcagggtttCCCTAGAgtctttcctagctacccagtatctgttgggaccttgctagaggctatatgcgctgagatgccttacaggttaagtccagcaagcttaagaggctaagaaagcaaaataagacactctaaactaagtaaagaagatctaatagatcttcaagttcacacaaggggtaagaatgtaATGAAAAGAAGGGTTAAAAGAaagatgtattcaaagggtctccctcaggggctttatataccccagagggagaacaaataactatatacatgatgtacaaaagaggaagttacatgggaggtacagtctgagctatttgatacataaagaccaattagtcccaataagtcctagtgagatagacccaaggctatttatagaatgttctagagcatacatgactaaattacattagtgtgaatgctaaaaacaaccttgaggcaaggtaggatctcatggaaaaagctagaaacttaaatggttagtatctccatcaatttggctcagaatcagacaattcctttttgagaagtgagatGCTGGAGACTCCAatctattggtatttgttggcatagtaatatgcctatttcccgccgacctttggcgcttatttgcaattactaagcgccggcgcttgcatgcttacttgcacttgttctatggtctgtaagtcccgttcctacatataaatgtatgatacaaaaaatgctataaatcatagaaataatattatgACCATTCTACGTgatcagacgtgtatatatgcaagagcaatgaggaaataaagtataaaaggtcttatagcactgccagtttccaaatatagtaatgttcatgcccatatttggatagagcaagtatgattactccagtttgcactattcactattggcaattaggggcgcatatgtctaaattagtcattccataacaatgTCCCCCAGGTCCCCAAGAATGTTGTGCATGCCACATACTATTCAATCAGCCAGATTTTGCTAACCAGAAGTCAATACTTGAAGAAATTGCAGAATCATATGGCTGTTGAGTATTGTTCCTCCCAAAATTCCATTGCAAACTCAATCCAATTGAACAATGCTGGGGATATGCAAAGCGCCACTATTGACAAATGCTCTGTCCAAGGAGTGAACCTGAAATCAAGGCAAATATGGTGGCATCTTCAAATTCAGTCCCATTAGAGTCAATTCAAAGGTATGTGTTCTTAAATATACTATAATAAAGAGCTCAACTATTCTGTTACAATACATGCAGGTTTTGGAATTGGTTGCTTTGATTCATTGATGCTTACAGGCGTGGACTAAATGGCCAACAGGCTGCGTGGGCTACTAAAAAGTATCATAGTCACCGTGTACTTCCTGAGAGTATAATGGACAAAATGGAAGCATGTGCCAAGTTTTTTGAAGACAAAGAAATCACTGACAACAACCAGTCATGACCCTGGACTCCCTCTGCGCCTTTGACCAATCAACCTTGACCCATGGCTGTGCCATTGCTGTACTTATCTGCGTTGCCCTGAGGCCAATAAGCGCTGATAATGAAAATCGCACTGAAATCCACTTGTTTTTGACCAAACTAACTGGACTTATCTATTTACTATGTATATACGCGCACCTTTGTCAAGAAATATATACAATTTTATCTATTTTACAGGAGTATTACTAGTCCAACCTGCTAGGAgcatgttgtacgccaactgtaaggttgggtacacgctagtgggcgggcgcttatggccgtactactacagacactgcttatgtaactgactatctaggctatactaataccgcttagggcggtctactaattctatactactgcgagggggccttaggcctgggaggtgtgatgagtaaaggggtggtgagcgtctgggaactacttaggggccggctacttagctggctggctaccttctctaatgagtaagagacgaggtaaaatcaacttgggatctccaagcaattttcctgctgtatatatagacaaaaccgctaactacatgtggtctgtgcgtgtgtgaatagaagcctacatgtgaaaagggaagcgtgctgcggactgcgcagaagcgtggattattCCTAAGCgtccttggcacggcatctcggcgcggcatctcggcataataagtgccgagatcacgtgattgaaaaacaaagatatcaggtccgtaaaaaatactaaaaatatcagaaaaattgtaggaatctagtggtatatgttaggggattgtaacattgccccccccttaaaggctcttggcagcgtcacgagcctttctgagtctagcttggttgaatcgcttgatctcttcctggctgtgttccaatagttcttctggctcccaggaattgtcctCCGggccataccctttccattttattagatagaaccattttccttgTTGTCGCTTAGAGTCAATAATTTGCTCAACTTTgtactcctcttccccttctattgtttcaggagggggttggTCCGGGAatggctgacttggggatttgtgTGTTTTAGATAGTAGTCCTACGTAGAACACATCATGAattttcagagtttccggtagcttgaggcggtacgcgtgactggagattttttcagtGACTTTGAACGGTTCTAGTTGTTTGGGGTCTAGCTTATTGGAGTTTGTTCTAagttccacgttttttccattcagccagacttttttgcccACAGAGTATTTTGGTACCACTCCTCTTGTGCCTGCCATGCGTTCCTTGGTCATTCTGAGTGATGACtccgcttctttccattctcgTGCTAGGGTATCGGCTACTTGGtcggcttctgggacgttggcaGGAACATTAGATGGATTCATAACTGGGTTCCTTCCGTAAACCAgctcaaagggggtttttcctGTAGCGGCATGCTTAGCGTTGTTGTAAGCGTACTCTGCTAATGGCAGCCATGTTgcccaatctgagtgatCTGCAGCAACATAGGACCTGAgatagaactcaatgaactggtttactctttccgtttgtccgtccGATTCTGGATGATACGCTGAAGAGAAGGCGGGTTTGACTCCTAGGCGTTGATacagtgcccttaggaattttcctgtgaacgTTGTCCCTTggtctgagactgttttGATCGGTAATCCGTGGAGTTTCCAAAcatgggtgatgaacagATCTGCAAGGCCTTTGGCGGTAACTttcttggaagtggggatgaagtgcccaaacttggaaaatgaGTCAATTACCACTAAGATAGCGTTGTGGCCCTGtgacttgggaaaaccaGTGATGAAGTCGTacgagatggtgtggaatggGAATGGGGGAACTTCCAAGGGTTTAAGAGCAATGACTGGTGCGTGGGTCCTTTGGTTGGCTTGACATATCaggcaacattctacccattcttttgcagacgacttcattcctggccaccagtagttcctGCTGAGCAATTCcaaggtttgttgttgccctGGGTGTCCCGCTAGCGGTGAGTCATGGTATTCCCTCAGAAGGCGTTCTTTCAGGATTTCTgcgtctgggacaactagttttccttggtaccagaggagatcttcttcccaatcataatcTCTATAGGCCTTGCAAATTGAGGGAGGAGCATTGTCTGCGTCTTCagtgaggaattggataatggGTTCCAGGGATGGATCCTCTTTAAGTTTGGAGCGGATTTCCGTGACTATTTCCAGCTCCTCTTCCgatgtgttggcaaagacctcgGCCGGTAGCATAACCTCTGGTTCCTGGGTAGATTCTACATAGTCTGCTCTTCTGgatagggcgtctggtttccccgattgctttcctggtcgataatggatctcaaaattgaaattgctcaggaatatgcgccaccttgtcagagccaacaactaccacagggtaaacctaacaagctattgcctaatataggacttatcagcaagtagggcctaacaatgctcaaggcaaagccaggaaagggtaggacaagacctatataaagtaaagtgcactaatgctgttaagacagcagggcaaggaacctttgacagggactggtatgctctcaggcaatactcttaagtgtatgtcttagggtaggtaggtgtggaaggggataagaggtcaagttctgaggcttaaggctctcagaaccctccttatatattcaacaagcaaggggaatagtatatacagtgacaaacacaataacaaagataaggtcacatgaccagagataagaaaacaagatcacatgactaaaggtcatgtgatgagattacataataagcgctcagcgcctaaatagcatagagctgcatatatccataaatcttcatgaaaatagcgcatatattcactatttcttcgacttagtggattctaaggtggtcacgcctctagggcatgacacttc
The window above is part of the Rhizoctonia solani chromosome 7, complete sequence genome. Proteins encoded here:
- a CDS encoding integrase core domain protein is translated as MEAGLLFYQGRIVVPDVGTLCTDLLQIFHDSPLAGHPGRQQTLELISWNYYWPGIHADTYWHVDSCKTCQHIRKPCYVSIPPQLLELPSWPWQHVSYDMIVDLPKDGNYNSILVIVDSFTKYMILVECSKKLKAPELADLFLCHIWKQYGMPEKTVSDQGRVFNNKFLRALYQCLGIDPHFSLAYHPQSNGQTEQVNPTVEHFLQAYLGVNQREWVKWLPMAEFAYNNVVHSSTGKTLFKALYRWEPALTPSNVPTNVPETNNLAMQMEAQWQEIEAALWQSKTQMVAGETGKPVEFEVGEEAWLDAKNVKLKTLSHKLTKQRLGPFKITENISNQA
- a CDS encoding Retrotransposon-derived protein PEG10, with the protein product MEPELSLSALLEAVTALTATVGSLQDQIRNQGQQLAELKAICKETANLVGNKDQGGAQAKPGPLTGPVTPPTHLGGEAHTPGMVRPGLKAPFRLLRGTNFDSKEDDEPRQGTKKEPCNTVMSLSSLTPFDSGSSVKQPKMELPDPYKGNTQGRKATQWLDRMLLWVALHRDQFDEEEQMVVWILYHMTDKAANWALPIIGTIIKGVVHHCKSNGICEEGVTKGKGNPPTTILALMAKFKEVFANPDAKRAAARKIVALSQTTTTLEYVTEFHNLMVELDWNEEAYIAQFMQGLHWKVKELLLTKCYRHN